A genome region from Panicum virgatum strain AP13 chromosome 4K, P.virgatum_v5, whole genome shotgun sequence includes the following:
- the LOC120701951 gene encoding uncharacterized protein LOC120701951 codes for MAAPPWVILRRRLGLVSAQAEAERPVSISVALREPPRVTVLDVSPRLHRGPRPFDKLPYLVATGPGVLLVCFAAGEVPTVTDDLVLVRSFVSPGDPWRQPTTGSPDLVPRRAGPSMPASYDIRSVGLTTVMFGGYLIAELRVTRTSDRAKLLRLFSLDERWFGKASLFSRDDQDGRAQEWSPSGVLDHDKKLWWFDLSWGLISCDPNVDDPVLRFHDLPPGRYLVEPRPFIHTIRCICVSDHMLRYVDIARDIDVDGIWATEEKVVMWTGVPSSDGGDGDGDHGIRWEHTYEMSFQEIWNDASYGETQLPAAIPEIVLVHPRHPNVVYFFLGRTLFAVDVLLHRVVWFVKDAHKLVAPGLQALRPPMGPTSLDCQW; via the exons atggcggcgccgccgtgggtgatcctgcgccgccgcctcggcctcgTCTCTGCGCAAGCGGAGGCGGAGCGCCCCGTCTCCATCTCCGTCGCGCTCAGGGAGCCGCCGCGCGTCACCGTCCTCGACGTGTCCCCACGCCTCCACCGCGGCCCCCGCCCCTTCGACAAGCTCCCCTACCTCGTCGCCACCGGCCCCGGCGTGCTCCTCGTCTGCTTCGCTGCCGGCGAGGTCCCCACCGTCACCGACGACCTCGTTCTGGTGCGGAGCTTCGTCTCGCCGGGGGACCCGTGGCGCCAGCCGACCACGGGCTCCCCCGACCTCGTACCCCGGCGCGCCGGGCCCTCCATGCCCGCCTCCTACGACATCCGGAGCGTCGGCCTCACCACCGTGATGTTCGGCGGCTACCTCATCGCCGAGCTCCGGGTCACCAGGACCAGCGACCGCGCCAAGCTCCTCCGCCTCTTCTCGCTCGACGAGCGGTGGTTCGGCAAGGCCAGCCTCTTCTCGCGCGACGACCA GGATGGCAGGGCGCAGGAGTGGTCTCCCTCCGGCGTGCTCGACCACGACAAGAAGCTCTGGTGGTTCGACCTCTCGTGGGGGCTCATCAGCTGCGACCCCAACGTCGACGACCCCGTCCTGCGCTTCCACGACCTCCCGCCGGGCCGCTATCTCGTCGAGCCCAGGCCGTTCATCCACACCATCCGCTGCATCTGTGTGAGCGACCACATGCTGCGGTACGTGGACATCGCCCGCGACATTGATGTAGACGGTATATGGGCCACCGAAGAGAAGGTGGTCATGTGGACGGGGGTCCCCAGCTCtgacggcggcgatggcgacggcgaccACGGCATTAGGTGGGAGCATACGTACGAGATGAGCTTCCAGGAGATCTGGAACGACGCCAGCTACGGGGAGACCCAGCTGCCGGCGGCTATCCCTGAAATCGTGCTCGTGCACCCCAGGCACCCCAATGTGGTCTACTTCTTTCTGGGGAGGACCCTCTTCGCCGTCGACGTGCTTCTGCATCGGGTCGTGTGGTTCGTCAAGGATGCCCACAAGCTCGTGGCGCCAGGGCTGCAGGCGCTGCGTCCTCCCATGGGACCTACCAGCCTCGATTGCCAATGGTAA